The genomic segment GATCGGGATGGACCGGCAGATAAAGGCCGGTTCTCACAGTGCCGCCTGCCGGTATCGGATAGGGTTCATCCTGCCAGGGAAACATCCAGTTGACCAATGAAAAACCCGACTTCCACGCAAGAGCCGAATACCAGTCGGGAATTGAACGATCGCCCGCTGTTCCAACCGGGGAAGTAAGGTACAAAAGGGCATGACGTTTCGGGTAACGCATACCAGCCCGTTCAACCAGCCGGGTGACATACAAAACCTGCCGGTTACCCGACTGATCAGCAAATTCAAGAACATCGGGTTCTGCATTCCAGACAGCCCGGTGGGCCTCAATGGTATGAAACCAGGTTCCGCCCGGAGTGGACATGATCCAGTGATCCAGTTCCTGTGCGGATGGGTGGCTGACCGGGGAAATGGTGGTAAAATGAGGGGTTTCCGGCATGGGATTCAAAGGTAAACCAAATCAGGGTGAATAAAAACCGGTTCATGCCCTCAGAAGCATGTGCCGTGTTCCCGGTTTTGGTTGTTTTCACCTGCGTACTTCGTATATTGAAAACTTGTTAATTTCCTTAAAAATATCAGGTTGGAACCACAAATCGTGATCCCCGAATGCTGAGTTTACGCGTCCAGATTATTGCAGCCGGAATTATTCTGGTCCTGTCATCCACCTTGATTTTCTGGTTTCTGATCCGACCGGCGATCAGTGAATCGGTGATCAGTGAACGGATGACTGTGATCAGTCAGCTGCACCGAAATTTTGTGGCACGCTGTGATGCCTGGTTCCTGAATTCTCAGGTGGTAACCGATGCGTTGCTGCCGTTGCTTGGTGACGGACAGGTGGCTTATGAACAGGCCTTCGGATTGTCAGCCTCCATCCACCCCGATCTGGCAGGCCAGGATGTTTATCCCGATGAATCGGATGATGTGCTGTCCGTCCGCAATAACCGGTATTCTGATGTTAATCCAGACCCCATTAATCTCACTTATCTTCCCGTTCCCGGCCGCGAAGATCAGGCCTTGTCGGTGGTTCACCAGGGCAATTCCCGCATTCTGGTGATCAGAACCATTGGAAGCATGGACCGTGTTGGCATTACTGTGTACACGTATTTCGATATGAATTCGATGATCAGGGTTCTGGCCGGGTATCGTTTGGGAACCGAGGCCGGAATGGTGCTTTCCGGGTCAAAAGAGGTGATTTTCCGGGCCGGTGAATTACCGGATTCCCTGGTGTTGGCAGGGGCAACTTACCAGCTGGATGAAATCGCCCCGGTTTCCATCGGGCAAGATGTGTATTACCTGGTTAACGGATCACTCAGTTCGGCCCCTTACCGCCTGACGTTGATGATTCCCCAAACGGTTCTGACCGGACCCGTTGAAACCCTGTTCCGGTGGATTGTGGTGATTCTGGTGGTGATGATTGGTTTGTCGGTGGTGGCTGTCCTGATCTTCTCGAACACGATTACCCGACCGGTCCACCAGCTGGTCCGCAGCCTTACTCCGATAAGGTCCTTTGACTTTTCCAAACCGGTTCACCCGGTCCGGTTACCCGATCTGAGACCCATTTCGGAAAGCCTGGAGTCGATGCGGGTGGCCTTGTATGAATATGACCTGCTTAAAACCCGTCAATTGATTCTGGCTGAATCAAGAAATCAGTTTATGATCAATTACATTGATGATCTGCTGGTCTTTGGTGATGAAGAAGGTCGGTTCCGGTTCATGAATAACCGCATGAAGGAATGGCTGGCGGGTAACCCTGAAACAGGGTCCATCGGTGACATTCCCGGTCTGGTAAGTATACTGACCGGGTCAGCAGCGGGCGAACCGCTGACGGTTGCCCATTCCGATGAGGCATTCCGGATCACCATAGAAAAATCGGAAAGCAATCTGGTCTTTCCCGGAAAACCCGACAAAGAAGTGTTCTCCTGGCAGTTTATCACCATTGCCGAGCGGGAAGGTCAGACACCGCTTGGTTACCTGCTTTTGCTTCATGATATGACACTGGACCGTCAGGTGGAGGAAGTAAAACGGGATATGATGTCGATCATGGTGCATGAACTCAGGAATCCCATTACATCCATTATGGGATTCACACAACTGATGATGGATGACAAATCGCTCAGTACCGAGAATAAAGCCTGGCTTGATATCATGCTGACCGCTTCTCAGAAACTGGCCTCATTGATCAACCGGTTCCTGGATGTTCAAAGACTCGAATCGGGACGGATGGAAGTTGATCTGGTGGATGCCGACCTGGTGTATGTCTGGTCCGAAACAATCAGGTCCTTCACACCTCAGCTGCAGGAAAAACAACTAACCGTCACTTTTCAGCCGCCGGCTGGTTTGTCGAAGGCACGGGCCGATTATGTTCTGATGGGGGAAGTGGTGCAGAACCTGCTGTCTAATGCGATTAAATACGGTGATCCGGGCCGCAACATCCTGGTTTCCATGGGAGAGTCGGCCGATCAGATCCTGATGTCTGTCACCGATTTTGGCTATGGCATCTCACCGGCTGATCAGCAGAAGCTGTTCACCAAATTTTACAGAGTCAGATCGCATCCGAAAGCCGCTCAGCAGGTGGGAACCGGTTTGGGACTGGCCTATGTGAAGGAAATCATCAGCCGGCATCACGGATCGATTACACTGGAGTCCACCCCCGAAATCGGATGTCGTTTTACCATCCGGATTCCGAAAGCAAAACCTGGTGGTGCAACATGAGATCAGTTGTGATTTTTCTGCTGATTTTGTTGCCGGTCGGAGCAATTTCCCAGACGAACCGGTTTTCTGCTGCAGCTTTGTCGTCCCGTGCAGCTGCTCTGCTGGGTGATTCCCTGGCATGGCCGGTTCTGGCTTCCGTGGCTGTTTATGATAACCGGAGCAACACCTTTTCCATTCCGGTGACAGCCAGTCCCGCTTTACAGACTTTCCGGCTTTATCACCAGAAAGTCCGGGTTGTTACTGAACAGCTTCCGGTACAGGTAAAAGCAGGGGCCGGTTTATTTGGGCCATCCGAACTGAAGGCCTTGGAAAATGCGTTAAACCGTTATCAGTTGAACCTTTCGGCTGGCAATGTGGATAGCTGCCTGAAACTATCGGCCACTGTTTCATCTCTGGCTCTCCGGCTTGAATCGGCCATAGAACGGAACCGGTTGTCGGCAGTTGAAGCCCGGCTGGAGGAAAAAACGGGAATTGTGGGTCAGCGAAAAGGGTTGCTGGGGGCATGGAAACCGGTTGAAACCGGCACTTTGTATGAAGAAAACGACGGGGTCAGAACCTATGCAGACAGCCGGGCGGCGTTGGGATTCCGCGATGGATCCAGGGTGATCATGGGTGAACACAGCATGGCCACCATATCCCGCTCCCGGCTCGATAACCTGACCCGTGCTGTGAAAACCGATGTGACACTGGTGAATGGTAGTTTGCTGGCAAGGCTTTCCGAGCAAAGTAAACAACGGGCCGATTTCCGGTTGTCGGTTGGTAACGCCAGATCTGAGTTGCAGACCAACCGCTTCTGGGCCAATCGGGATGGTGACAAGCGGATCCAGGTTTCCAATTATGACGGTGAAGCCAGACTGACCGCTTCGAATGTGACGGTGACCCTCCGCAGGAACCAGGGAACGGTGGTGGTGGAAGGAAAACCGCCGGCTTTACCGGTGGATCTGCTCCCATCCCCCAGACTGGATTGGAATACGCAGGATTCGGTCATTTACACCAACCAGTTTACCTTTAACTGGTCACCGGTCCGGGGGGCAACCCGATACCAATTGGAAATGGCCCTTGATCAGGATTTTACACGGCTGGTTTTCCGGCGTGAAATGGCGGGCACCCGGTTTTCCGGTACGTTTGAACTTGAACAACCGGTATACATCCGGTTACAGGCTTTTGATAATGACGGATTGCGTGGAACCGACAGCCCGACGTACCGGCTGGTTAAAAACACCGATGACATTCCGCCGGCTCTGTTCCTGTTTGGTGTGACCGGTGACGCCCTGATCATCCCGGGAACGGCTTACCGGGTGACCGGACAGACAGAACCATTCAGCCGGTTGACGGTTAATGGCAATCCGTACCCGGTGGCAGGCGATGGTTCTTTCGAACTGTCGGGAGACACCGGTAAGGAACAGTTGAAATTTGTACTGGAAGCAACGGACCGTGCAGGGAACAGCCGCCGGCAAAACCTGATGGTGATTCCCATCGATCCCGTCGTACTGAGGACCATCCGCTGGAACGTTCCGGTTAATGGCACCACCATTGATGGACAGGGAACGGCACTTTCTGCCAACGGAATGGCCTATCCCGGAATGGAAATCCGGTACCGGGCCGGAAATCTGACCGGTTCGGTGGGAACTGCTTCCAACGGTGAATGGGCCGTTTCCCTGCCAGCAGGAGAAGGTCCCGCCCTGACATTTGATTTTATTCACACGGGGTCAGGTGACACCGTGTTAACCTTGACATTCACTATCAGGTAACTGGTTATGGCAACACGCTGTCTGTTCCTGTTTTTTATACTCATCCTGCCCGGATTGCCGGCTATTGCGCAGCAATCGACCTATTTTATTGTCAGCGGACCCTCGGCACCAGTGACCGCCGGTGAACCCTGGGAGGTGCAGGATTTCTGGCTGGTTCCCCCGGCCGGGCAGGGAGTTCCTGTTTCCATCGATCTGTTCGATGCCGGATTGGGTAGTCCCATGGATCTGGTAACCGGCCCGGTCAATACCATCATTTCAGCAGAACTGATCCCTTTCGCTCAGGTTTATGCGATCCGGGATGGCAAGTTGGTTTCCCTTGGTACATCTCCGTCCGCCTCAGGAAAACCCATCGCCAATGATGAATCGACCGTGAACCGGTGGATTACCTGGCCGGAATCGGCCACCCCGCGCGAAGGAGGCTGGATATTCAGAATCAGGGCGACCGGCGGGAATGATGTAAACGCCTTTCAGATCAGGTTGTCACAGGGAACCGGATGGACACTCCGTGCCATTAATCTCGGATTAAACGCCTTTGGTGTTGGTTCCGGGCAGGAAGTCCAGATTCCGGCTAACCAGCAATTGCATCCGTCCCCTGAACCAATGGTGGTTTCGGGTGAGGAAGATTCTCCCGTGAACCTACGGGATGCATTCGGAAATTCATATTCGCCCTCTGCGAGTGACATTGCCTGGGAACCCACCGTGAACGGATTACCGAATGAATGGGGATTGGTGGTCAGAGGATCTTCTTTCAGTATCAACAATCTGGTGATCAGGGGCAGCAACCATCCGGTGGTGTTTGATTTACCGGTAACAGTGGTTACCGTTCCGGTTCAGCCCAGACTGTCCATCCGCCCCGACTATCTCGGGGACTGCTTCCGGTTCTCTCTTCAGTTAAACCAGCGTTCGGTCATGGCCGGAGGGACCGGAGTCTCCTGGTTGGCCGATGGGAAAAAATTACAGGGAAATCCGGTTGAACTGGTCACCCGGGGCGCTGGTGATTTTCCCATCACGGCTTATGCCGAAACACAAGGGTTTCTCTTTCCGCGGTATTGGGTGGTTCAGTCGGTTCTGAACGTGAATGCACCACCCACCGCCATGATCAATCAACCCGACAGACGGCTTGCTACCGGCGAGGTGTTCTCCTTTCTTTCGGCAGGATCGACCGATCCCGATGGAGAGCCGTTAGTGTATCAATGGCTGGTGGATGGTAAACCTGCCGGGTACCAGCAGGGATTTTCCTTCAGTTCATCGGTCCCGGGCGGATTCACCGTTTCCCTGATCGTGACCGATGTGTCGAATAAGCTGGGATGCAATGCAGACACCGCCTCGGTCACTGTTCGTGTCAATGCACCCCCTTTTGGAGTGATCGAGCCCGTCCTTGTTTTTTCTCCCGATGAACCCGTGACCTTCCGGTCGGTCCGTCAGCAGGACAGTGATGGTGATTCGCCGCTGTACCTGTGGACCGGTGAAGGGGTGAATGATGAAGGCAACAGTGCTTCTGTCAGAATTCTCCATGAGGAACCCGGCACCTATTCGATTCGGCTGCGTGTGGATGACCAGCAGGGAACGCCGAATTCGGTGTATCAGACCAATGCCACCTACCGTGTAAACGCGCCACCGGTACCAAGGTTTACGATACCGGTTCAGTCGGCCCCCGGGGTGTCACTGACGTTGAATGCAAATGCAACTACTGATGCCGACACCAGATCGCTGACGTACACATGGAAAATATCGGATGGCCGGTCTTTCCAGGGTCCGGTTCAGCCTCTGACGTTCGAACGACCCGGTTCCTACACAGTCACCTTGTCGGTCGATGACCGTGAGGGTGTGAAAAATTCGGTGCAATCCATCAGCCGCGACATTCAGATCAATGCTCCGCCGGTCCCGGTCATCACAGCTAATTCACTTTCAGCAGACGGACTTCAGACTTTTTCAGCGCAGAAAAGCCGTGATCCCGACCATTCAATTGTCTCCTATCGTTGGGAGTTCGGGGATGGAAACCGGGGTAGCGGGTCCGAGGTTACCCATCTTTACGCATCAACCGGCCGTTATACCATCCGCCTAACGGTGGATGACGGGCAGAATCAGCCGAACAGTATCCAATCAACCACGCATCAGCTGACCATCACCAGATTCCCGATCGCCCGGTTCGACCAGCCGCCGGCCACAGAACCCGGGGTACCCGTGTCCCTTGATGGGTCCTTCAGTTCAGATCCGGATGGGAAAATCACACGCTATGCCTGGACCGCTAACGGAAAACCCATCGGAACCGGAGCAGCAGTTTCTTTCAGGCCAGACCAACCGGGGCAGTATGCCATTGCCCTGCAGGTGACCGATGATTCCGGTTTTGAAGAGTCAACCGCCATTCTGTCACGCACGTTGGTGGTGAACCATCCTCCCGTCATCAGAACCTCGGTCACTCCCGAGGCACCGGCACC from the Bacteroidota bacterium genome contains:
- a CDS encoding FecR domain-containing protein yields the protein MRSVVIFLLILLPVGAISQTNRFSAAALSSRAAALLGDSLAWPVLASVAVYDNRSNTFSIPVTASPALQTFRLYHQKVRVVTEQLPVQVKAGAGLFGPSELKALENALNRYQLNLSAGNVDSCLKLSATVSSLALRLESAIERNRLSAVEARLEEKTGIVGQRKGLLGAWKPVETGTLYEENDGVRTYADSRAALGFRDGSRVIMGEHSMATISRSRLDNLTRAVKTDVTLVNGSLLARLSEQSKQRADFRLSVGNARSELQTNRFWANRDGDKRIQVSNYDGEARLTASNVTVTLRRNQGTVVVEGKPPALPVDLLPSPRLDWNTQDSVIYTNQFTFNWSPVRGATRYQLEMALDQDFTRLVFRREMAGTRFSGTFELEQPVYIRLQAFDNDGLRGTDSPTYRLVKNTDDIPPALFLFGVTGDALIIPGTAYRVTGQTEPFSRLTVNGNPYPVAGDGSFELSGDTGKEQLKFVLEATDRAGNSRRQNLMVIPIDPVVLRTIRWNVPVNGTTIDGQGTALSANGMAYPGMEIRYRAGNLTGSVGTASNGEWAVSLPAGEGPALTFDFIHTGSGDTVLTLTFTIR
- a CDS encoding PKD domain-containing protein; this encodes MATRCLFLFFILILPGLPAIAQQSTYFIVSGPSAPVTAGEPWEVQDFWLVPPAGQGVPVSIDLFDAGLGSPMDLVTGPVNTIISAELIPFAQVYAIRDGKLVSLGTSPSASGKPIANDESTVNRWITWPESATPREGGWIFRIRATGGNDVNAFQIRLSQGTGWTLRAINLGLNAFGVGSGQEVQIPANQQLHPSPEPMVVSGEEDSPVNLRDAFGNSYSPSASDIAWEPTVNGLPNEWGLVVRGSSFSINNLVIRGSNHPVVFDLPVTVVTVPVQPRLSIRPDYLGDCFRFSLQLNQRSVMAGGTGVSWLADGKKLQGNPVELVTRGAGDFPITAYAETQGFLFPRYWVVQSVLNVNAPPTAMINQPDRRLATGEVFSFLSAGSTDPDGEPLVYQWLVDGKPAGYQQGFSFSSSVPGGFTVSLIVTDVSNKLGCNADTASVTVRVNAPPFGVIEPVLVFSPDEPVTFRSVRQQDSDGDSPLYLWTGEGVNDEGNSASVRILHEEPGTYSIRLRVDDQQGTPNSVYQTNATYRVNAPPVPRFTIPVQSAPGVSLTLNANATTDADTRSLTYTWKISDGRSFQGPVQPLTFERPGSYTVTLSVDDREGVKNSVQSISRDIQINAPPVPVITANSLSADGLQTFSAQKSRDPDHSIVSYRWEFGDGNRGSGSEVTHLYASTGRYTIRLTVDDGQNQPNSIQSTTHQLTITRFPIARFDQPPATEPGVPVSLDGSFSSDPDGKITRYAWTANGKPIGTGAAVSFRPDQPGQYAIALQVTDDSGFEESTAILSRTLVVNHPPVIRTSVTPEAPAPGEPTTFSSAGSFDPDGKIGSVSWTFSDGLRLTGPVINRSFKSSGPQMAIVTVSDGTTFKNGTRSDTIRFVVNHSPIIVTQPFIRSNIRSIRLDATDSYDPDGHPLKLEWILPDGSRRSEASLIWQAPSGGTHFISLQADDGQGRPNSRTSQRIEVKVNRPPVAVVDSLIRACTGQTILFSGSACYDPDGDGFTTRWDFGDSTTSTETNPVKVFYRPGTYQVTITLSDGFTDVPVLATIPVVIKGSPVARINFADTTICVNTILNLEGTHSTDPNGPIGAYSWDFGTGDRDFGPSVNYIFKEKGVYVVSLTVVGSPAGSCSNISQAVARVTVIEGPVADFKTTDWIADGETLTFRSDSKAPEPGIREWTWQISGPGEPVTLTGATVSHRFTSPGTYTITHRIVAEGKSGCNTASLARIIRVNAPPVIRWMVADSTEAGSQLKLDASASTDPDGLIRDFQWKINGKVVGTDPVFSVPVSWTDSIRVSLTIRDESPTANRQVSVTKRILINQAPDPQFTLPGTVFEGQVVRLTPAATRDADGDVLLTTWLVNGSALKEPVLKVTAQPQTVTLRQSDQRGFKNSVVEFSRQVTGEKAPVVSPAVPGVLVTGHKVTVQSLGLPELVKVVAPEPVNGTIRWDQSGNQSLRLAWVPAGETLKTWTQPVTVLDPLRFLSQPAPVDLVWNPANPSVVQTAPALNRNDLTAVTVNWTVNGQPLGAGLTKTLPLKKGINRVTVIAGEATVPGSQPVTVAWEIRCN
- a CDS encoding HAMP domain-containing histidine kinase; translated protein: MLSLRVQIIAAGIILVLSSTLIFWFLIRPAISESVISERMTVISQLHRNFVARCDAWFLNSQVVTDALLPLLGDGQVAYEQAFGLSASIHPDLAGQDVYPDESDDVLSVRNNRYSDVNPDPINLTYLPVPGREDQALSVVHQGNSRILVIRTIGSMDRVGITVYTYFDMNSMIRVLAGYRLGTEAGMVLSGSKEVIFRAGELPDSLVLAGATYQLDEIAPVSIGQDVYYLVNGSLSSAPYRLTLMIPQTVLTGPVETLFRWIVVILVVMIGLSVVAVLIFSNTITRPVHQLVRSLTPIRSFDFSKPVHPVRLPDLRPISESLESMRVALYEYDLLKTRQLILAESRNQFMINYIDDLLVFGDEEGRFRFMNNRMKEWLAGNPETGSIGDIPGLVSILTGSAAGEPLTVAHSDEAFRITIEKSESNLVFPGKPDKEVFSWQFITIAEREGQTPLGYLLLLHDMTLDRQVEEVKRDMMSIMVHELRNPITSIMGFTQLMMDDKSLSTENKAWLDIMLTASQKLASLINRFLDVQRLESGRMEVDLVDADLVYVWSETIRSFTPQLQEKQLTVTFQPPAGLSKARADYVLMGEVVQNLLSNAIKYGDPGRNILVSMGESADQILMSVTDFGYGISPADQQKLFTKFYRVRSHPKAAQQVGTGLGLAYVKEIISRHHGSITLESTPEIGCRFTIRIPKAKPGGAT